The Sphingopyxis fribergensis genome contains a region encoding:
- a CDS encoding HU family DNA-binding protein — MNNSDLADKLAADSGLSKVDARKTVDAVFAAIAQAAAGGEEISLNGFGKFKVKETAAREGRNPATGETIQIAASKKLTFAPAKAVKDKLNA; from the coding sequence ATGAATAACAGTGATCTCGCCGATAAGCTGGCTGCCGACTCTGGCCTGAGCAAGGTCGATGCGCGCAAGACCGTCGATGCCGTGTTCGCCGCGATCGCCCAAGCCGCAGCGGGCGGCGAAGAGATTTCCCTCAACGGTTTCGGCAAGTTCAAGGTTAAGGAAACCGCAGCTCGCGAAGGGCGTAATCCGGCGACTGGCGAAACCATTCAGATCGCTGCGTCAAAGAAGCTGACCTTCGCGCCCGCCAAGGCGGTAAAGGACAAACTGAACGCGTGA
- a CDS encoding helix-turn-helix domain-containing protein, which translates to MQRDFSKGISILDIACQCRLSLSHFIRAFSNTVGTAPYAWFVQKRVQHAEALLTETHLPIVQIALECGFTDQAHFTKAFAKANGTTPARWRRQPSSG; encoded by the coding sequence ATGCAACGCGATTTCAGCAAGGGTATTTCGATTCTCGATATCGCGTGCCAGTGTCGGTTGTCCCTCAGTCACTTCATCAGGGCGTTCTCCAACACGGTGGGCACCGCACCATATGCATGGTTCGTGCAGAAGCGCGTGCAGCATGCTGAAGCTCTGCTAACCGAAACACACCTCCCGATCGTCCAGATCGCACTCGAATGCGGCTTTACGGATCAAGCCCATTTCACGAAAGCGTTTGCCAAGGCGAATGGGACAACGCCCGCACGGTGGCGGCGTCAACCCTCGTCGGGATAG
- a CDS encoding RNA polymerase sigma factor, translated as MNDIARYGSGFDARKDKSAEPAGDSPAIAELLVALERDYLILLHRLSHRLHSQEAAEDALHDVYVKLRSYPDIGEIRSPKAYLYRMGLNLAKNHIRAHSRTAMVDDFILALVPDIAPDPEQVAFARLEMDRALEALHAMPERRRQLFLARWRDGKPQAEIALEFGLHKRSVQKELARAETFLRKVLRRPKL; from the coding sequence CAAGTCTGCCGAACCGGCGGGCGATTCTCCGGCAATCGCTGAACTTCTGGTCGCGTTGGAAAGAGACTATCTAATCCTACTGCATCGATTGTCGCATCGCCTGCACTCGCAGGAGGCGGCGGAAGACGCTCTTCACGACGTTTATGTGAAGCTCCGATCATATCCGGACATCGGAGAAATCCGGAGCCCCAAGGCCTATCTTTATCGGATGGGGCTCAACCTCGCGAAAAATCACATCCGCGCCCATAGCCGAACCGCAATGGTCGATGACTTCATCCTCGCGCTGGTTCCGGACATTGCCCCGGATCCCGAGCAGGTTGCTTTCGCTCGCCTTGAGATGGATCGAGCGCTTGAAGCACTGCACGCCATGCCCGAGCGGCGACGGCAATTGTTTCTTGCAAGATGGCGGGACGGCAAGCCACAGGCTGAAATCGCCTTGGAATTCGGATTACACAAGCGATCAGTGCAAAAAGAACTCGCGCGCGCCGAAACGTTCCTTCGCAAGGTTCTGCGCCGACCAAAACTGTAG